CAGGGTGACAGGCTGGCGGCACACGTGATCCACAGGCCATGCACGGAATCGGTCGGCACGTTGAAATAGGATTTGACCGTCATTTCCCCGCTGTTCTTGTCTTGATCCAGAGTGGCGATTGCTACCGGCGAAGGCAGCTTGCCGTACATTGGGTTGCCCGCCTGATTTTCGGACTTATACTCGAACTGCGTGACCAGAAACAGGATGTTTCCGCTGATGCCGGGTACGTTGGAGTTGTGCAGCTTGATCAGCGATTGACCGTCCGGACAGTCGGAAAAAAACTGTTTCGGAGTCGCGCCGGAAGTATCGATGATCGGGTTGCCATACACATTGAAATAACCACCGGCCAACACCGGGGCACCCGTCGGCGTAGTCAGTGTGTCGCCCGTTTTGTAGAGGGTTTTGTAGGACAGGCTCAGGGTCTTGGTGCTGTTGTTCGCATAGATGACATCGATAGTGGCATTGGTGAAGACAGTGGCACGCTCAGCGACACTGCTCGGCGCGGGCATGCTGTTGAACTTTATTGCGATTGGTGTGGCCGGCGAAGCCGTTGCAGGCGTGCTGGCCCGACTGCTGCCGCTCATGCCCAGCAGGGAAGCGCCGGTGAGTACGGATGGACCTGATAAGAGGAATGGCGCGCCCCCCAAAAGTCCGAGAAAACGGCGGCGACTTGATACCGATTCGGCCTCATGATCAGGACTGGCTTCAACTCTTTCCGGATTTTTCATGGGTGCCTCTGAAAGCTGATGCAAGAGACGCTGATAGTAAGCAGGGGGCGTTACGAAAATATGACTGCGCAAACAACAATGTTTGGGGTTGGGTTTTGCAATCCTGCACGATTCTTAGTGGTCTGGCCCTTTCGTGGCGCTAAGAATCCACCTGCTTGATTGCAAGACTCAGCCCCTTTGTACCTTGGCAAGGGCTTCAGGCGTATTTTCTCAAGGTTCGATAAACTCGACTTTGGTTTTCACCCTTTTCATCCATTTCGCACTCATCGTCGATACACTGATTAACTATGAACAGGCTCATGTTTGAAGGGTTCTTCCTGGGGGCGCTCCGATTGGCAGTGGTCGTTCCATCATTGAGACAAGGCTATGCATGAGACGAATCGCGACCTCGACAAAATGCGCAATAAAGTTTCCGCCCGATCATTCGGAAACCGCTTCTTGCCGAAGCTCTTCGGTTGGCTGTTTCTTGGTTACGCCCTGGGATGGGCTATCTGGGTGAGCTGGTGATGTTGGATGCCTTGCGGCAAAGACTGCTCAAGCTGCGGCGCGCCTGGCGGCGCCGTAGCGGCGCCTTGCTGCTGGGGTTTCTCCTTGTGCCTCTGTTTGCTTCTTTGTCGGCATCGTTGTTCACAGGGCATTACCGCCTGTTTTTGCTCAAGCTGGCCGCCTTCGCAATCTGGAGTGCGGCTGCGATGCTGATCAGCAAGGGCATTCGGGAGGAGATGGACTACGAAGACGCTCTTCTCGCCAGGGCGCCTGTTTGGCCTTTGAAAGGGCTGGGCGCTTTGGTTTTGGGAAGCGGCGTGTTTTATTTGGGGTGGGTGGTGGCCGGCGAGCCATTGTGGCGCAGCCTGTTCGTCGGCGCGCTGGCAACCCTCGGAGCGATGCTCAATTACGGTCTGGATCCCCGCCAGGACAAACTTCCGGATTTAGAGGATGTCGATCCGCATCATTTTCTCAAAAGCCTGGAGCAAGCGCGCGCAAGCTTGGCCGTTATTCGCGGCCGCAACGGCCGCATCCATGATTCCTTGCTGCATAATCGTATCAATCGAGCCGCTCGTCGGGCGGAGGAAATCCTGGATGTGCTGGCCCAGAATCCGCGAAAATTCCGGGAAGCACGCAAGTTTCTGGTCGTCTATATCGACGGCGTATCGCGAGTGACTGACGGGTATCTGGCGGTGGAGGAGGAATGGGTCGATCCGGCAATGCGCGATCGGCTCTATCGCCTGATGGCCGACGTGGATCAACGTTTCTATCAGGAGCTGGATCGGCTTCGCGCCGGCGATCGCTTCGATCTGGATGTGCAGATCGAGGCACTCAAGCAGCAACTCAAGGAACGATGAGGTGAGCGTGGCATGAAAGACAAGGATTTGCCGGGTATCGAGCCCGAGGCGGCAGGCATGGACAAGGTGACCATTCCCGACGCCTTGCGGGCGGAAATGGAAAAAAAATCTACCGGGGAAGAAGCCGCTTCCACACCGCTTACGCCGGAAGAAGAGGAGCGGCTACGCGAGGTGATGGAAGAAATCGATTTTCGGGACCGCAGTTCCGTGATCCACTTTGGTTCGGCGGCGCAGGAAAAACTGGACGAGATTTCCAATCGCATGATCGACGGCGTCAAAAGCGATGAAAGCGGCGCCGCCGGTGAATCGCTCAATCAGATGGTCGCCGCGATACGCGGCTTCGATCTCGACACGCTCGATCCCACCCAGAAGCGGCAATGGTGGCAGAAGTTGGTGGGGAAGGCGGAGCCTCTGGTGGTGTTCATTCAACGTTATGAACAGGTGCGCGATCAGATCGATCTGGTCGCCAATGACCTGGAACGACACAAGGCGCAGTTGACGACTGATTTGATCGCTCTGGACAAACTCTATGCCGCCAATCTGGACTACTTTCGCCAGCTCGAACTTTATATCCAGGCGGGCGAACAAAAGCTTGCCCAACTCGAAAATACGCGGATTCCTGAATACGAGCGCAAGGCGTCTTCCGGCGAGATGCTGGCCGTGCAGGAGCTACGTGAAATACGCGGCTTTCGCGATGACCTGGAGCGGCGCGTACATGACTTGCGCCTTTCCCGGCAAGTGGCCATGCAGGCGTTGCCCAGTATTCGCCTGATTCAGGAAAACAATAAGTCGCTGATTAACAAAATAAGTTCGACTCTGGTCAATACCGTGCCTTTGTGGCGCAATCAACTTGCCCAGACCGTCACTATTTTCCGTAGCCACGAAGCCGCCAAGTCGGTCAAAGCGGCGGGCGATCTGACCAATCAGCTGTTGGAACGCAACGCCGAAGGACTGCGCGAGGCCAATCGCGAAGTGCGCGAACAGGTCGAACGCGGCATTTTTGACATGGATAGCATAAAGAAAGCCAATGCCACACTCATCGCCACTCTGGAAGATTCGCTGAAGATCGCCAGCGAAGGCAAGGCCGCCCGCCAGGCGGCGCTCGGCGATCTTGAAAAAAACGAGGAGGCGCTCAAGCAGGCGTTACTGGCGGTATCAGAAGAGGCGAAAAGACATGAGGGCGAGGATAAGCAGGCACCATGAAAAGCTGTCCTTGCGCCCCGCTGCTTATTGGGGTTTTCGATGCAGCACGCCAGAGGCGTTCGTCCTGACTATTCAGCAAATCAATCTTGGGGCCTGGTCATGCAATTCTGATAGCGCATATGTTGTAGGGGGTTTTGCAATCCCGATGTCGTGGCGCGAACAGCCAACTTGCTTGATTGCAAGACCAGACCCCGTTTGTTTGCTTTGCATAAAAGCACGAATGCCCATGGAAATGTTACTTGCGCTAACCATGACTATGTTCATGATGGATATCTGGATAATGCGCATGACTATGCGTTATTGGCTCGTGGGTGTGTGGATGAGTGTGTGGCTCGTGCCCATCCCAGTCGAAGTTATGCTCGTGTTGATGGTGAATGTCATGGACGTGCGAATGGGTATGGGTAATTTCATCGTGCGTGTGCGGGTGAACATGCCGTTCAGTGAGGTGCAACCAAACGCCACAACCCATTAGTACAGCGGCGACCCAAAACATGGGGGAGGCCTGGCCGCCAAAGAACAAAAGTGCGATTGCCGCACCCAAAAACGGCGCTGTTGAAAAATAGGCACCAGTACGAGCCGTGCCCAAGCCGCGGAGCGCAACAACGAACAATACTAAGCTGATGCCATAACTTAGCAACCCAACGACCATTGCCTCTCCGATGGCGGAGCCGGTTGGAAGATGTGCCCCGATTGACAGTGCAATCACTGTGTTGACGACGCCCGCGACACTACCCTTGAGACAGGCCAAGAACAGTGCATCGTTAGCCGATACTTTGCGCGTAAAGTTGTTGTCCAGTGCCCAACACAAACAAGCCGAAGCAATAAGCAGGGAACCCCAGCTTAGACCAGCACCACCCGTAGCCCCGCTGATGGACAGCACCACGGCACCAGCGACGATTAGCATCATGCCAAGTACGATGCGACGATCCGTGTTCTCACGGAACACGACCCAAGCAAGGACGGCTGTTAGCACGGCTTCCAAATTGAGCAACAATGAAGCCGTTGCCGCAGACGTGTAGAGTAGCCCCACCATGAGCGCGAGTGGCCCAAGCACCCCGCCAAAAACGATGGCGAGCAGCAGCCAAAGCCATTCACTCTTTGGCATGGATGGCACATGCCACCCACGGTCTCGAATGAGCTTGATAATGCCAAGCCCAATG
This genomic stretch from Acidihalobacter ferrooxydans harbors:
- a CDS encoding 5-bromo-4-chloroindolyl phosphate hydrolysis family protein, whose product is MLLGFLLVPLFASLSASLFTGHYRLFLLKLAAFAIWSAAAMLISKGIREEMDYEDALLARAPVWPLKGLGALVLGSGVFYLGWVVAGEPLWRSLFVGALATLGAMLNYGLDPRQDKLPDLEDVDPHHFLKSLEQARASLAVIRGRNGRIHDSLLHNRINRAARRAEEILDVLAQNPRKFREARKFLVVYIDGVSRVTDGYLAVEEEWVDPAMRDRLYRLMADVDQRFYQELDRLRAGDRFDLDVQIEALKQQLKER
- a CDS encoding toxic anion resistance protein, giving the protein MKDKDLPGIEPEAAGMDKVTIPDALRAEMEKKSTGEEAASTPLTPEEEERLREVMEEIDFRDRSSVIHFGSAAQEKLDEISNRMIDGVKSDESGAAGESLNQMVAAIRGFDLDTLDPTQKRQWWQKLVGKAEPLVVFIQRYEQVRDQIDLVANDLERHKAQLTTDLIALDKLYAANLDYFRQLELYIQAGEQKLAQLENTRIPEYERKASSGEMLAVQELREIRGFRDDLERRVHDLRLSRQVAMQALPSIRLIQENNKSLINKISSTLVNTVPLWRNQLAQTVTIFRSHEAAKSVKAAGDLTNQLLERNAEGLREANREVREQVERGIFDMDSIKKANATLIATLEDSLKIASEGKAARQAALGDLEKNEEALKQALLAVSEEAKRHEGEDKQAP
- a CDS encoding DMT family transporter; the protein is MTRIHISKSTSAALLAALLFGASTPFAKQLLHDMSPVLLAGLLYLGSGIGLGIIKLIRDRGWHVPSMPKSEWLWLLLAIVFGGVLGPLALMVGLLYTSAATASLLLNLEAVLTAVLAWVVFRENTDRRIVLGMMLIVAGAVVLSISGATGGAGLSWGSLLIASACLCWALDNNFTRKVSANDALFLACLKGSVAGVVNTVIALSIGAHLPTGSAIGEAMVVGLLSYGISLVLFVVALRGLGTARTGAYFSTAPFLGAAIALLFFGGQASPMFWVAAVLMGCGVWLHLTERHVHPHTHDEITHTHSHVHDIHHQHEHNFDWDGHEPHTHPHTHEPITHSHAHYPDIHHEHSHG